In Rouxiella sp. WC2420, the following proteins share a genomic window:
- a CDS encoding DUF4385 domain-containing protein, translated as MNKFNYQQDFANIDFRQQPELYQVGRGEQGVLMVEPYKSEILPHWRFKTPAIAEKSAKSIIELFENYRKQDDFVGMDMARKFIQMGYTRARRYANYPGGRKYAEDRSINTRNIDQEKAASAAIFKEYWDRLRADTDYLKRKKNHQLKYG; from the coding sequence ATGAACAAATTTAATTATCAGCAGGATTTTGCAAACATTGATTTTCGCCAGCAGCCAGAGCTTTATCAGGTGGGGCGCGGTGAGCAAGGCGTGCTGATGGTTGAACCTTATAAGTCGGAAATTTTGCCGCACTGGCGCTTTAAAACTCCCGCTATCGCCGAGAAATCAGCCAAATCAATCATTGAGTTATTCGAGAATTATCGAAAACAAGATGATTTCGTCGGCATGGATATGGCACGAAAGTTTATTCAGATGGGCTATACTCGAGCCCGCCGTTACGCCAACTATCCCGGTGGGCGAAAATATGCAGAAGATCGCAGCATAAATACCAGAAATATCGACCAGGAAAAAGCCGCCTCTGCCGCCATCTTTAAAGAATATTGGGATCGCCTGCGTGCCGATACTGACTATCTTAAACGTAAAAAAAATCATCAGTTGAAGTATGGCTAA
- a CDS encoding YbaK/EbsC family protein — MSVERVQQFLAKHAPEAKVQVLEKTTATVAQAAEAFEVESGQIAKTLSFRVNDEVVLLVMAGTARIDNKKYKQLFGVKARMLPSEDVEALTGYPPGGVCPFAAADAIKIYCDQSLNSYEEVLPAAGSVNSGVRIAPARLASITNATWIDVTS; from the coding sequence ATGAGTGTTGAACGTGTGCAGCAGTTCCTTGCGAAACATGCTCCTGAGGCTAAAGTTCAGGTTTTGGAAAAAACTACGGCTACAGTGGCGCAGGCAGCAGAAGCTTTTGAGGTTGAAAGCGGCCAGATAGCAAAAACGCTGTCATTTCGCGTTAACGATGAGGTAGTGCTGCTGGTGATGGCCGGTACGGCGCGCATCGACAACAAAAAGTACAAGCAGCTTTTTGGCGTAAAAGCGCGGATGTTGCCTTCTGAGGATGTAGAGGCTTTAACGGGTTATCCGCCGGGCGGGGTTTGCCCCTTTGCCGCCGCGGATGCAATAAAAATTTACTGCGATCAAAGTCTTAACAGCTATGAAGAAGTGCTTCCCGCTGCAGGAAGTGTAAATTCCGGCGTGCGGATTGCCCCGGCCAGGTTGGCCAGCATCACTAATGCGACCTGGATTGACGTTACCAGCTGA
- a CDS encoding coniferyl aldehyde dehydrogenase, whose translation MHNQYQSISISQLPDRVAAMKLAHIEQGPASLELRIDRLQRAEQLLKENHQDLANAICADYGNRSRYQSLAADIGMSIKSLQYARENVAQWMQSQENSEPMPGMQARLEFQPLGLVGIIVPWNFPLNLAFSPLAGVFAAGNRAMFKPSELTPRTSALLAKLVSQYFDPLELTTVLGEADMGAAFSAQKFDHLIFTGSTAVGRHVMRAAAENLVPVTLELGGKSPVLVAPDANLRTAVERTLTVKTFNAGQICMSPDYVLLPEGAQDEFVGHAREFMQQAFPTLLGNADYTSLVCDAHFQRQIALLEDAESKGATVISLAPQGEAAYDAATRKMATVLVLNATDDMRVMQEEVFGPVLPLKSYQHESEAVAYINGHPRPLAAYYFGDNLANQRKMAEMTTSGGLVINDIMTHASIENLPFGGVGPSGMGAYHGIHGFLRFSHAKAVVEQSLAGESSLTLRAPYGEKLEQLEQFLAN comes from the coding sequence ATGCATAATCAATACCAAAGCATCAGCATCAGCCAACTTCCAGACAGGGTTGCTGCCATGAAACTGGCCCATATCGAACAAGGCCCTGCGAGCCTTGAATTACGAATCGATCGCCTGCAACGTGCCGAGCAATTACTTAAGGAAAATCATCAGGATCTGGCCAATGCAATTTGTGCCGACTACGGCAACCGCAGTCGTTACCAATCTTTGGCTGCGGATATCGGCATGTCCATCAAGTCACTGCAATACGCCCGAGAAAACGTGGCGCAGTGGATGCAGAGCCAGGAAAACAGTGAGCCGATGCCAGGTATGCAGGCGAGACTCGAGTTTCAACCGTTAGGTTTGGTCGGCATTATCGTGCCGTGGAACTTCCCGCTGAATCTGGCATTCTCGCCTTTAGCCGGGGTATTTGCCGCCGGTAACCGCGCGATGTTCAAACCTTCTGAATTAACGCCGCGCACCTCGGCACTGCTTGCCAAACTGGTAAGCCAGTACTTTGACCCGTTAGAGCTGACTACGGTATTAGGCGAGGCTGACATGGGCGCGGCCTTCAGCGCACAAAAATTTGATCACCTTATTTTCACTGGCAGCACGGCAGTGGGTCGCCATGTAATGCGTGCCGCGGCTGAAAATCTAGTACCGGTAACGTTGGAATTAGGCGGTAAATCCCCCGTGCTGGTGGCACCTGATGCTAACCTGCGTACCGCAGTGGAGCGCACGCTAACTGTTAAAACTTTTAACGCCGGTCAGATTTGCATGTCTCCAGACTATGTTCTGCTGCCTGAAGGTGCGCAGGATGAGTTTGTTGGCCATGCTCGTGAATTTATGCAGCAGGCGTTCCCCACTCTGTTGGGCAATGCGGATTACACCTCGCTGGTCTGTGATGCACACTTCCAGCGCCAGATTGCGCTGCTCGAAGACGCTGAAAGCAAGGGCGCAACGGTGATATCGCTGGCACCGCAAGGCGAAGCTGCTTATGACGCCGCGACCCGTAAAATGGCGACTGTCCTGGTCCTCAATGCAACCGATGATATGCGGGTAATGCAGGAAGAGGTGTTTGGTCCAGTATTACCATTGAAAAGCTATCAGCATGAGTCAGAGGCCGTGGCTTATATTAATGGCCATCCGCGTCCGCTGGCAGCGTATTATTTCGGGGATAACCTGGCGAATCAGCGTAAAATGGCCGAGATGACGACCTCGGGCGGTCTGGTCATTAACGATATTATGACTCACGCCTCAATTGAGAATCTGCCGTTTGGCGGCGTTGGCCCATCTGGCATGGGCGCATACCACGGTATTCACGGTTTCTTGCGTTTTAGCCATGCCAAAGCGGTGGTTGAGCAAAGTCTGGCTGGGGAATCGAGCCTGACACTGCGTGCGCCTTATGGTGAAAAGCTTGAGCAGCTTGAACAATTTTTGGCTAATTAA
- a CDS encoding TetR/AcrR family transcriptional regulator — MSDIIPGMKHAYDDTRQHILDTGYRMMAVKGFTSVGLNELLQTAGVPKGSFYHYFKSKEQYGQALLEDYFRTYLAAMDSRFSAPGVNGRDRLMGYWQHWQDRYSYDCSSLNCDALECLVVKLSAEVADLSESMRLTLRDGTNRVIDLLSACVEQGQQDGSLPANDARQTASALYQLWLGGSLLNKLHRDGKPLAQTMTATKAILGIQA; from the coding sequence GTGAGTGATATTATTCCCGGCATGAAACATGCCTATGATGATACTCGACAACATATCCTTGATACCGGCTATCGAATGATGGCGGTCAAGGGCTTTACTAGCGTAGGGCTTAACGAACTGCTGCAAACGGCTGGCGTGCCCAAGGGTTCGTTTTATCACTATTTTAAGTCCAAGGAACAATACGGCCAGGCTTTGCTGGAGGATTATTTCCGCACCTATCTTGCCGCGATGGACAGCCGCTTTTCGGCCCCCGGAGTCAACGGCCGCGATCGCCTGATGGGCTACTGGCAGCACTGGCAAGACCGCTATTCCTATGACTGCTCGTCTCTAAATTGTGACGCGCTTGAGTGCCTGGTGGTTAAGCTCAGCGCCGAAGTTGCCGACCTCTCAGAATCAATGCGCCTCACCCTGCGCGATGGTACTAATAGAGTTATTGACCTGTTGAGTGCCTGTGTTGAGCAAGGCCAGCAAGACGGTTCCTTGCCAGCCAATGATGCCCGTCAAACAGCGTCCGCACTTTACCAACTGTGGCTCGGCGGCAGCCTGCTCAACAAATTGCATCGTGATGGCAAACCTCTTGCGCAAACGATGACAGCCACCAAAGCAATTCTGGGCATCCAGGCTTAA
- a CDS encoding glycerol-3-phosphate dehydrogenase/oxidase, which yields MEHDNALPPFSSPRSVKISKMQHLDATPVVIVGGGINGISTFRELALQGIPVIMVEQGDWCQAASGALSRMIHGGLRYLETGEFSLVKESVQERDRLLKNAPHYVAPLRTTVPIDSWSGGLLNAGKRFLRLSEQPSRRGAIIIKTGLSMYDLYTRQYGSMPRHRLNNQRETQQRWPNFADWATCSATYYDAWISAPERLGVELILDAELANPQALALNYIKLIASDGESLTLEDTLGGERFTLRPHVVVNATGAWIDRLNSTLLQNPSSKKLIGGTKGSHLIVRHPQLFKALNGEMVYYENQEGRVCIMFPWYDNVLVGSTDIRIDNPDDVVCEADEQRYILQSLKFIFPDFEVSDRDVLYTFSGVRPLPASDSKISGKISRNHSLVLLPPEAGRDFTTLCLVGGKWTTFRKFGEQAADKVMNLIGEKRKISTTEMAIGGGKDYPSPERKAAWIQLICNEFGLTTERVGQLLSRYGTRAADIAASISRDPDCPLEHYPDYSRNELRYLIHREQVQTLEDLLVRRTPMAISGKLTLARVEEIATLLGSELGWNVDDTAQHLATTLSRLASLHGLTGLYPLPVSEGVSHVSNE from the coding sequence ATGGAACACGATAACGCGTTACCGCCGTTCAGCTCTCCACGTTCTGTTAAAATTAGCAAAATGCAGCATCTCGATGCTACGCCGGTGGTGATTGTCGGCGGTGGCATTAATGGTATCAGCACCTTCCGTGAGCTGGCTTTACAGGGCATTCCTGTGATTATGGTCGAGCAAGGCGACTGGTGTCAGGCCGCGAGCGGCGCGCTTTCACGGATGATCCACGGCGGATTGCGCTATCTGGAAACCGGTGAGTTTTCGCTGGTCAAAGAGTCGGTGCAGGAACGTGATCGATTATTGAAAAATGCCCCCCATTACGTCGCCCCGTTGCGCACCACAGTTCCTATCGATAGTTGGAGCGGCGGCCTGCTCAATGCCGGTAAACGCTTTTTGCGCCTAAGCGAACAGCCGTCCCGGCGCGGTGCAATCATTATCAAGACCGGGCTGTCGATGTATGACTTATACACTCGTCAATATGGTTCCATGCCCCGCCACAGGCTAAACAATCAGCGAGAAACACAGCAGCGCTGGCCAAATTTTGCCGATTGGGCAACCTGTAGTGCGACCTACTATGACGCCTGGATAAGCGCGCCGGAAAGACTCGGAGTCGAGCTGATACTGGACGCCGAACTCGCTAACCCTCAGGCGCTGGCACTTAATTATATCAAGCTGATTGCCAGCGATGGCGAAAGTCTGACACTCGAAGACACGCTCGGCGGCGAGCGGTTTACCCTTCGCCCGCACGTCGTCGTTAACGCTACCGGCGCGTGGATCGACAGACTTAACAGCACGCTGTTGCAAAACCCGTCGAGTAAAAAACTGATCGGCGGAACCAAAGGCTCACACCTGATTGTTCGGCATCCGCAGCTGTTCAAAGCGCTGAACGGCGAGATGGTCTATTACGAAAACCAGGAAGGCCGGGTGTGCATTATGTTCCCGTGGTATGACAACGTGCTGGTCGGCTCCACCGATATCCGTATCGACAATCCTGATGACGTGGTGTGCGAAGCCGACGAGCAGCGCTATATCCTGCAATCGCTGAAATTCATTTTCCCCGATTTCGAGGTCAGCGATCGCGATGTGCTTTACACCTTTAGCGGCGTTCGCCCTCTGCCCGCCAGTGACAGCAAAATCAGCGGTAAGATTTCACGCAATCATTCACTGGTGTTGCTGCCCCCCGAAGCCGGACGCGACTTTACGACCCTGTGTCTGGTTGGCGGAAAATGGACTACATTCCGCAAATTTGGTGAACAGGCGGCAGACAAAGTGATGAACCTGATTGGCGAAAAGCGCAAAATCAGCACCACGGAAATGGCGATTGGCGGCGGCAAGGATTACCCGTCACCAGAGAGAAAAGCGGCCTGGATCCAACTGATTTGCAACGAGTTCGGGCTAACAACCGAGCGCGTCGGCCAGCTACTTTCTCGCTATGGGACCCGCGCAGCGGATATTGCTGCCTCTATCAGCCGCGATCCTGACTGCCCTCTTGAGCATTACCCCGATTACAGCCGCAATGAATTGCGCTATCTGATCCACCGCGAACAGGTGCAGACGCTGGAAGACCTGCTGGTTCGCCGCACGCCGATGGCGATTAGCGGCAAACTCACTCTGGCTCGGGTCGAGGAAATAGCCACCCTGCTCGGCAGTGAGCTAGGCTGGAACGTCGACGATACCGCCCAACATCTGGCCACTACACTTTCACGCCTCGCCAGCCTGCACGGGCTGACCGGGCTTTATCCGCTGCCTGTTTCAGAGGGAGTCAGTCATGTCAGCAACGAATAA
- a CDS encoding class I fructose-bisphosphate aldolase has translation MSATNKVRLNRLFNNGKCLDVAIDHGIANEPDFLIGLEDISSVMTSLIAAQPDAIQVNYGQADLLQQQAQKKPALVLRTDVGNAYNAARHREMWAVLHNPEEPILAALQMDAAAVVVNLYMIPDEPGIFRQCVENIGRLRHACEKYSMPLMIEPLVMAPAGQGAAYGSLGDVSKIVPLVRLARELGADIIKADPTDNVEDFHRVVEAARCPTLVRGGGKGELSAVLNKTAALMAQGASGMVYGRNVYQHSNPSQVVKALMAIIHHGASGADALEIYQRY, from the coding sequence ATGTCAGCAACGAATAAAGTCAGACTTAACAGATTGTTTAACAATGGAAAATGCCTTGATGTTGCCATCGATCACGGCATCGCCAACGAGCCGGATTTCCTGATTGGTCTAGAGGATATCAGCAGCGTGATGACCAGCCTGATTGCCGCCCAGCCAGACGCGATTCAGGTCAACTATGGTCAGGCGGATTTATTGCAGCAGCAGGCACAAAAGAAACCGGCGCTGGTGCTGCGTACCGACGTTGGCAATGCTTATAACGCCGCGCGCCATCGCGAGATGTGGGCAGTGTTGCACAACCCCGAAGAGCCTATCCTCGCAGCACTGCAGATGGATGCCGCCGCCGTGGTAGTCAATCTGTATATGATCCCCGACGAACCAGGCATTTTCCGCCAGTGTGTAGAGAACATTGGCCGGCTGCGCCACGCCTGCGAAAAATATTCCATGCCGCTGATGATTGAACCGCTGGTGATGGCACCGGCCGGTCAAGGCGCAGCTTACGGTTCTTTGGGTGATGTCAGCAAGATAGTGCCGCTGGTGCGTCTGGCCCGCGAGCTGGGCGCCGATATCATCAAGGCCGATCCTACTGACAACGTTGAAGATTTTCACCGCGTAGTCGAAGCCGCACGCTGCCCTACTCTTGTGCGCGGCGGTGGCAAGGGCGAGCTTTCCGCGGTGCTGAATAAAACCGCCGCGCTAATGGCGCAAGGTGCCTCGGGCATGGTGTATGGCCGCAATGTTTACCAGCACAGCAATCCGTCGCAGGTGGTGAAAGCGCTGATGGCAATCATCCATCATGGGGCAAGCGGCGCTGATGCACTGGAGATTTATCAACGTTATTAA
- a CDS encoding FGGY-family carbohydrate kinase, producing the protein MSQCLLGIDAGNTMIKAVLFDLQGSVLSVAECAGETLRPQEGFAERPIEDIYHGVTQAVRDCLAQVSQQSLQVIAVGAAGHGNGLYALNKQRQPLLGIQSIDHRAASLVHQLELSGKDSAIYQRSLQKPWPAATPVLISWLKHQQPEVYRHIGHLLLAKDVIAFFLSGEISADFSDAAGAGLLYYQSRSYDRSLMALYDIEDALTLLPPLHESSDVVGHITAQASALTGLPEGIPVVAGIFDVVASAVGSGVVHSGEASIVAGTWSINQVVVDKPEYLRPVFMNSMIERDRYMAIEASATSAANLDWFLREFDDGRAGQGAARSSDIVASVTPNNQLPLYHPYLYSGRKAGPAKAGFYGLGGWHTRADMLYALFEGVTFAHRAHIDRLRAAGVPFTQATLSGGAARSCVWPQMFADVLGIPIRVTECKETGALGAAICAGVGIGVWPNLSAGVAQAVNVTAQPFMPNSEMFAFHEPRYRLFKRIETVMAELWLASEEIDA; encoded by the coding sequence ATGAGTCAATGTCTGCTTGGGATCGACGCGGGTAATACCATGATCAAAGCGGTGCTGTTTGATTTGCAGGGCAGCGTGCTGTCAGTCGCCGAATGTGCCGGAGAAACTTTGCGTCCGCAGGAAGGGTTTGCCGAGCGTCCGATTGAGGACATTTATCACGGCGTGACTCAGGCGGTAAGGGATTGCCTGGCGCAGGTTTCGCAGCAGAGTCTGCAGGTGATCGCAGTGGGTGCCGCAGGTCACGGCAACGGGCTGTATGCATTGAACAAACAGCGCCAGCCGCTGCTGGGCATCCAGTCGATTGACCATCGCGCCGCCAGTCTGGTGCACCAGCTGGAACTCAGCGGCAAAGACAGCGCCATCTATCAGCGTTCATTGCAGAAACCTTGGCCAGCCGCCACGCCGGTCCTGATCAGCTGGCTCAAACACCAGCAGCCGGAGGTGTATCGTCATATCGGTCATCTGCTGTTGGCAAAAGACGTCATTGCCTTTTTCCTCTCTGGCGAAATTTCCGCTGACTTCTCCGACGCCGCAGGAGCCGGGCTGCTCTACTACCAATCCCGCAGTTATGATCGATCACTGATGGCGCTGTACGATATTGAAGACGCTCTGACACTGCTGCCCCCGCTACACGAATCCAGCGACGTGGTGGGCCATATTACAGCGCAGGCCTCGGCGCTCACCGGCTTACCAGAGGGAATACCCGTAGTGGCCGGAATTTTTGACGTAGTCGCCAGCGCAGTCGGGTCTGGCGTGGTTCACAGCGGAGAAGCCTCGATTGTCGCCGGAACCTGGAGCATCAATCAGGTGGTGGTCGATAAACCCGAGTATTTGCGCCCGGTATTTATGAATTCAATGATCGAGCGCGATCGCTATATGGCAATAGAGGCCAGCGCCACTTCAGCGGCTAACCTCGACTGGTTTCTGCGCGAATTTGACGATGGTCGTGCGGGTCAGGGCGCGGCGCGCAGCAGCGACATTGTTGCCAGCGTAACGCCAAACAATCAGCTACCGCTGTATCATCCTTATTTGTATTCGGGACGTAAGGCAGGCCCGGCGAAAGCCGGATTTTACGGCCTCGGCGGCTGGCATACTCGCGCCGATATGCTGTATGCGCTATTTGAAGGCGTCACGTTTGCCCACCGCGCCCACATAGACAGGCTCAGAGCGGCGGGAGTCCCCTTTACTCAGGCAACTCTGTCCGGCGGCGCGGCGCGCAGTTGTGTCTGGCCGCAGATGTTTGCCGACGTGCTTGGTATTCCAATCCGCGTGACAGAATGCAAAGAAACTGGCGCATTGGGTGCAGCTATCTGTGCCGGAGTTGGCATCGGAGTCTGGCCAAATCTTTCGGCGGGCGTGGCGCAGGCTGTTAACGTCACGGCACAACCTTTTATGCCAAATTCGGAAATGTTTGCCTTCCATGAGCCGCGCTACCGTTTATTTAAAAGAATTGAAACTGTGATGGCCGAGCTTTGGCTGGCCAGCGAAGAAATCGATGCTTAA
- a CDS encoding alpha/beta fold hydrolase has protein sequence MQDHQQFLLGDFPLQNGEVLQQASLAYATFGELNEQGDNAILIPSYYTGSHRNYFKLIGPGKALDPTRYFIVLSNMFGNGLSSSPSHSGPQHGADFPTVTVKDNVRAQYQLSQALGINSFALVSGWSMGAMQAWQWAVSYPGHVRALLPICGTARCWPLNHVFLEGVKAALLADGKFNRGRYETPPLTGLAAFGRNYAGWAYSAEFFRDGLYKQLGFESLEALLLNWEQSHQSWDANDLLAMLKTWQGGEVSFDDIGKVTAKTIVMPGSTDQYFTVEEAGLEFEQLPVGIGVWLPLESPFGHCAGAPGRFAAESEQVERAMRELLGS, from the coding sequence GTGCAGGATCATCAGCAGTTTTTATTGGGCGATTTTCCCCTGCAAAACGGCGAAGTTTTGCAGCAGGCGTCACTGGCCTATGCGACCTTTGGCGAGCTGAATGAGCAGGGCGATAACGCCATCCTGATCCCCAGTTATTACACCGGATCGCATCGCAACTATTTCAAGCTGATAGGGCCGGGCAAAGCACTGGATCCCACGCGTTATTTCATCGTGCTGAGCAATATGTTTGGCAACGGTCTGTCGAGTTCGCCGAGCCACTCTGGGCCGCAGCATGGCGCTGATTTTCCTACGGTTACGGTGAAAGATAACGTGCGCGCGCAGTATCAACTTAGTCAGGCTCTGGGGATAAATTCTTTTGCGTTGGTTTCGGGCTGGTCAATGGGCGCGATGCAGGCGTGGCAATGGGCGGTGAGTTACCCCGGTCATGTCAGAGCGTTGCTGCCAATTTGCGGCACCGCGCGCTGCTGGCCGCTGAATCATGTGTTTCTGGAAGGTGTAAAAGCCGCACTTCTGGCCGATGGGAAATTTAACCGCGGTCGCTATGAAACGCCACCGCTGACTGGGTTGGCGGCTTTTGGCCGTAACTATGCAGGCTGGGCTTACAGCGCAGAATTCTTCCGCGACGGGCTATATAAACAGCTTGGTTTTGAGTCGCTTGAGGCGCTGCTGTTGAACTGGGAGCAGAGTCACCAAAGCTGGGATGCCAACGATTTACTGGCGATGCTGAAAACCTGGCAGGGCGGTGAGGTCAGTTTTGACGATATCGGCAAGGTCACAGCCAAAACCATTGTGATGCCCGGTAGCACCGACCAGTATTTTACCGTTGAAGAGGCGGGGCTGGAGTTTGAGCAATTACCCGTTGGCATCGGCGTGTGGTTACCGCTGGAATCCCCGTTTGGACACTGCGCGGGCGCACCGGGAAGATTTGCCGCAGAGTCAGAACAGGTCGAGCGGGCGATGCGAGAATTGCTGGGGAGTTAA
- a CDS encoding TetR/AcrR family transcriptional regulator — MKEPKVSARITATDKPAKKNQSDVAAILLDSAFDLFANQNYSSVRIKDIAKATGLNSALIYYYFGSKEDLFLKVIEAAVEKAFLQFDTITANSATPKQVLFSWIEIHILQFTLMQKLAKISLDYANTHEHLTNIDKAIKKFYEKESVVLKNTLKDGITAGEFRDVNPADMSMFISTFLDGVLFRTVMFPNFKYKHAINCMREFVLEHLEPHTIS, encoded by the coding sequence ATGAAGGAACCTAAAGTCTCGGCCCGAATTACTGCAACGGACAAGCCAGCAAAAAAAAATCAGAGCGATGTTGCGGCAATTTTACTCGACTCGGCATTTGACCTGTTTGCCAACCAAAATTACTCCTCGGTGCGAATTAAAGATATTGCCAAAGCCACCGGACTCAACTCGGCGTTGATCTACTATTATTTCGGATCCAAAGAAGATTTATTTCTCAAAGTGATAGAAGCTGCGGTCGAAAAAGCATTCCTGCAATTTGACACTATTACCGCCAACTCGGCCACACCTAAGCAAGTGCTGTTCTCTTGGATTGAAATCCATATTTTGCAGTTTACGCTGATGCAGAAGCTAGCCAAAATCAGTTTGGACTACGCCAACACCCACGAGCATCTGACCAATATCGATAAAGCGATCAAAAAGTTTTACGAGAAAGAGTCAGTGGTGCTGAAAAACACCTTAAAAGACGGCATCACTGCCGGAGAATTCCGCGACGTGAATCCCGCGGATATGTCGATGTTTATTTCAACCTTTCTGGACGGGGTTTTATTTCGCACGGTGATGTTCCCTAATTTTAAATATAAACACGCCATCAACTGCATGCGTGAGTTTGTGCTGGAACATTTAGAGCCTCACACTATCTCTTAG